gagaaggtagcttaactccaagcaaggatcaaagaactcatcactcaaCTCAACAATCTCACAGAATCGATAATGAACCGAGATTCTATCCAATATGCGCTTAATGCTTTTCCGAGAACTCCAGAATGATCATCCTtaatagatgcatactacatctctaagaactTCGAGATAAGTacactaaaaaaattatttttgattttcAAACTTCATGAAACTCGATATGCAAATCATATAGAAATCAAGAAGTCGAACGATAGCCTTGCCCTGAAGGCCCAGAAGAATGAACAAGACTCTAAAGCATCAATCGACAAAGATGAAGCAGCGTTATTGGTAAGAAAGTttagtaaatttattaaaactaataaatttaataagtcgccGATGAAAAAACACCTTCAGAATAAAAGGAAGGTTCAATGTCTGCCAAGAAAAATGGCACATCAAGAATGACTGTtaaaaaatgaagaagaaggagaaagacaagggcaaaagactaacaagatcgaagcacaagaCCTTGAAGGCAATATGAGACGAATCATTATCATCATAATCGAAACTAGAAGTGTGCGCCAGATTAGCCCTAATGGTAGACCACCGAAGGAACTCCGAAAGTTTCTcaaagatgagcatcgacgaaggggaggATCTTTAGAGGAAAACAACGATGAAGGGTAAGGAACAAACCTAAAGATAAGTAAGATACGTGCACTGTCTcctaaaaaatctttaaaattcatTAATATGTTGTCtaaaaatatgttaaaattagAAACAGAtaatgctaagttaaaattaaacttagcaaattcaTGCCCCTTAAATAtgtatgataattttaaaatagaaaacaaaaaaataaaaagaataaatagaaaaattgaagaatgatCACGCATGTGAAAATTTGAATATTCCTCGAAAAAAATTTAAAGGGCATAAATGATATTTCAGATTTTaaaagggtcaaattagaaaaatccctACAAATCATATACCATAAAAAATTTGTATTAATTCAGTAGAAAACTTATTTTGGATACTAAAATCATGCTTAACTCAATAAACTAATTTTTATACATGCTGGAAAATTAATTTGCTTAATTTATTCCTTTTTTGTAAAATCAATTATTTCAATAACTTTCTAATCATATTTATTGctcaaaattttatcaaaaatattatctactaacaaaaaaactttcaaaatttcttttcctttaagttattttctatgaattttctaAACGAAAATCGTAgtttgaaaactaaaaaaatattttgtagacttatttttgaaaaacttttatttttctaaaataaaacatgatgttctctattataataaatttttttgatattttttaaatattatctgaattattacgaattatttttttaagttaatttttaatattaatttttttaaaaaaaatagaaatctagaaattttgattaatttttttaccATTAAACAATCTGTTTATACTCAAGaaaattagtaaaatttttagagttgaaaaaatattttttaagacttatttttaaaaattaggttGTTCTATTGAAATAAATCAGTTCTGTTCGATTAAATAATGTTTTActatgaaattttttttactaatatacATTATTCTATTTATGTTTGACAAAAAatttcaagttttttttaaatcaaaaaattattttaaaattatttttgtcaaaaatagaagattaattagtaaaaatagaatacttttaaaaattatttcttaaaaatattAATGTACTGGTAATTTTTTATGTACCCCtagaagaatattttaaaattttctaattgtttattttattttatttttaaattttttgatgtaatgaaagagagaaaaatagatatAAGTTAAGGGGAGTTGGgataattgaaaatttatttctgTATTTGTTAAATAATTAGTGTTTATTTGCACTTAATTAGAATATTGTATTTTGTTTTATCTCTAACTTTAACTCGGGTTGATGTATATCAAAAAGAGAGAGGTCGTAAGTACCCAAGATAATTTTAATATagtcaactgagttaagttataTCGTGTTTgtatttgataccttgtgtctaagtgtgcagaaacttaggagcacatgaagtcgagtggaagacgcaacgGACGAGAAGAATAACACGAGAAAGGAGCCAAtgagcttggtgcatccgagagacaagAAGTtatgaaagagtacaccgacaaGCAAGAAGGGTGCGTGCAatgcttccgagggacgagaaatctgggtagaagtctgctcgaggagaaagcagAAAGATGGATTCAAGTGAGTCAAATTCCAAATGACCAAAATCACTCACACGAAACTGCTAGAGTCTGCTAGCAGTTGTTggaggaaggcgccttcaaacttatggaaggcgcctccattgtggcaaaaggtgaatacgctcgcgctcagtgcccccgtcaacccgtcccaatgccaacacggaggaggtaaatcacggacggctagtAGCCTTtgaatagtgactagtacataagggaggtatttacctcgactttgtcgaAATTCGAACCTCATACcttattgtggcaacacctcatgcgttagccactagacccatccgaggggatacatggaaggtgtcttcaagCATGTTGAAAGCATCTTCAATGACGATtagccgaagataaagttttatcttcgacgATAAAACTTATATCGTTGAAGATGCCTTAGACCATCTTGAGGTGCCTTTAAGACACAGATAAGATTTTTCAAGAACTATAAAAAAAACtcctaaaattagaaattaaacaacaactgaactacaaatcctgtattcattttcctaatcttttgtaaatttaaaagtGTGCAAGAGACTACTTCGCCTTCAGCAAAAGAGTATATTCTAATGAAGTTTTCTTCaatgtcttagattaacaaccacttaacTTATAATCAAATAAACAATTGTCTTACTTTCTTTAATTGTtcaatttatttctattttactTTAAACATGTTATCCAACTAAgttaaaagattgagaaaagagttatttctattttttagaGACAAATCATCCCTCTTTTATCAACCCAATAGGACTAACAAAAAATATCCTTGGCTGTACCAAAAATTATGATAGACCCCTTCACCCAAGTGttgtacatttccgctgcacatgaacattgcacctgcaatgttcatgtgttgtctacaagtattgtcaaacatcgaaaccaaatcatcaagactcgagcttgactcacttcaagcccagtcaaacaggtcaaccttgacctagggaatattgcaccaacaatctctccctttttgatgtttgacaataccacatgttaagttaggaaattaggctaatcccatagcctcaactcccttcatgccaatatctgaatgatggttccctctattcttctcctttttttacaaggcaaactccccctttaggtactgaaggcctaatttaaccatgcattctccccctattgacacacatcataaacatgcccccatctttgggcacacatcaaccacaACCTCTTCCCCTGAAAAGTTTCttatcattgttcacaacttcactcgttgtgatcaacacgataataaagatctcatacccttcattatcatcaatgctcatccttaagcattaaccacttgaacaacccaaatgaaggtcccatacccttaatttttatcaaatgctcatccatgagcaaactccacttaaacaatgaggatatccactccccattaatttcaatgcccaaccttgagcattttctctaagagaaggttaaccacctcccaaggtgtatgaaaaaaaaaatttcatgtccttaaagagtaactccccctaaagacatgatcgtaccttctgtcattgcaccaacaatgacttggaatccctaaacctttaggaaacccaaatttagaagttttgaggttcaaacatTCAATATTAAAACCAAACCTCaaactaaacttcaatttagtcttccccaaccaatccatctttgttttcaacatgaaaacaccctcactacaagaaaaaagctaaacaacaacgcttttttggcgttgtcgtatgtacttaaaaagtgatgttgtagatggtgttgtagaaagtcatatcaaagacaacgctttaaaagcgttgtggttggtcacaaagacaacgctttttaagcgttgtcttttcgttcttaaaaagcgttgttatagatgctgttgtaaaaatgcacatatcaaagacaacgctttaaaagcgttgtggttggtcacaaagacaacactttttaagcgttgtctattcgttcttaaaaagcgttgttaaagatgctgttgtaaaaatgcacatatcaaagacaacgctttaaaagcgttgtggttggtctcaaagacattttttttaagcgttgtcttttattacttaaaaacgttgtctttttaaatttataaaaaatagtgtttttcttaattaaatagcaaaaattataaaaaatactcaaaatttacatataattgaatatccacaaccacaatcatttttataataagactatttaacaaataaataaaactttatattatacaaacaaaatgtatacatattgatccacaaattaaatttgtatcatacaagttatccttaacttcatgacaataatttttcaaacacacaagttttacaaaacctcatcattgactaaccgctgttgttggtgtccatcgcatggaattgcttctttaagtccagcaatctcttcttctgaaaggctttcagctatcactcttagagccatcttcttcaacttgtcatcagcacacctggggttgtaggcaatcaagaaattttgtatgaaaactttcatacatgtaaatctcgtactaaataatatgtcaatgttatatatacaattcataccgtaagtgtgtttatatcgtaactgacaagttttctttataTATTGAACAAAATCAATAGGACAAAAAATCCAATTCCTTGAACAAAAGACCCTTCAACCTGCAGAAACACTCAGATATAAGTATATGAACATACGGCTGATTGtgatttaggattataaaatcaaTAGGACAGATGAAAAAACAAACCTGTCCTAGATCCACGGCAGGACTCAAGCTCTGTCCGCAGTCATATGTAAGGTCTGCTCTCAATATCGTAGTAGCTCCAGTGAGAACATCAATTTCTACCTAGAATGCacacaattttcaaaatcaagaaaaCAGACTAGCAATGTGATTACAAGCCAATCATATGAATGATCTACAAAGGAGGTTACCTCGCTTATAGCAGCCCCATAATTTAGATATGATGAAGTATCGTCAGCAACCCAAAATGTACTCGCTGATAAGTTCACATATTGCAAATTTGCCTGTATATTGTAAGGTAACTAGTTCATAATGGATGAAAGGAAGTAACTGCTTTGATTTCCAAAATATAAAAAAGCCCAGGAAATCCCTAAAAGTGAATGCATATAAGCTATCCTGTCCTTCACTTGCATAAGCTAGCTAACACATACAGACTACAGAAATAAGCTTAGCTTCTTGCCAATAAATAAACAGTAGTACATTTGATTAATGACGTAATTACACACCTGGGTAATAAGGGTGTCCCATGAAATTGATCCCATTTGCTCTTCCAAACTTTGCTTAAGAGGCTTTAATCTGCTGACTAGAATAGAGCATGCTAGACGAACTGCTTCGCAGCTTGCTTCAGATTTGGTGCTTCCAGCAGTTAAACCTCCCTGAACCAAACTCAGAGTATCTGCTTGAATGATTCTAACCCTATCCAAAAGATATTTTTTCTCTTCATCCCATAGCTGTTCAAGACCGAATGCAGCCATTTGCTTCACCTTTGTCCACAGTCCCTGGCCTATTTCAATTCCTCCGACTTCAACAACAATTGAACCATCATTTAGAATGGATACTTTCCCTGGTGTTGGCATTGGTTCCACTTCATATACAATTGGTACCCAAGAAATCCCTCGTTTTTTCCATTTGTTGCAACTATTGAAATGCAATACCATTTCAAGACGATTGAAGTAGCTTGCAGATGTAAACAACTCATCAACTATAGCAGGTAAAGTATATTCCGGAGCTTCTCCACTGCTACTTCCATAAAAAAACTtcaggctttcatatgtatgcaAATTTCTTTTTCTCACAACATCGACATCCAAGGACAGGAAAGATGCTACACGCTCAATAATAGCTTCAGCAATGTAAGATCCCTGTACCTGCCCTGGTGCTCGCATCGATGATTTACTTGTAAGATTCATCTTGCATAGTTTAATATCAAAAGCGAGAGCACCCCAGTTGTATTTTTTTAGACAAGTTATAATGGCATGTGAAATAAGTGGACTATAATCCTCTGATATGCCTGCATTTACCAACAAATTCAAGTACAAGGCCGTAATCTTTCCATCGGATTTAAAACCCACAAAATAGGTTATTTTCATTGGATGCCTTCCTCCTACCATTACCATATCCGTGCTACGATCAAGGTACATCTTTATTGGATGACGCAACTTAAAGGCTGTGAGAGCACATGCTGTTGCAATCTGTGAGCATCAGGGAAAAACCATAGTCTAACGGTTTATTAGCTAAATCATAAACATTCCAAAGCCAGAGAGGGAGAGATAGAGAATGACATCACACATTATTATTTTGTCTAAAATGTAGCAAAATTATATGATTGAACGATTTTGAGATTTTGAGACATTTTGACTGGATGTACAATGggctaaaaatataaattacatcTATCAACAAGAAAAATCACAAGTAACTGCATTAAGGGATgacttctttaaaaattttaacatgaTTTACCAAACCAATATAAACTAATTCTTTTATTGAGCATAACTTCATTACATACTGCcaagtttgatattttttatttcatgTAAGAATTCCATAACTCAACTTTGTTTCAATAATAGAGAAAGTTAACTAAGGAACTGGTTAAGAAATCCAAACAttggtagcaaaaataaatattaagaacatcatgaaacaagttcctaccattaatatttttctaagggatCCCCTATAATGATGCTAGTTTATGTGCTATGCAAAGAGTTCTGTAATCTGTATTCTacacttattatgcacttcataccgtaagtgtgtttatatattgatgtttgacctgtctttattggattttgcggccccggtcttcttgtagccaggcacaatgtaatacttgatgttgactctacctttgcagttgtttcggcttgaggagtggcaaagaatggtggagtagaggatggatttcaggtattcatccgtgccatcgaggaaatgactccagtaggtgactagcatgttgaccagggcatgcttggagaagatgacttgtttcagaagctttttagatcaaagatacgaagtgcattgttataaaactagatgcacgaacacttgcttatacggttcttgaaataaaatacattcgtaaccgtcactagcccaagctcaataaggaaaattcacggtaaatgtgcatagtatacctcagatactgcagatgatagggaaggccagaagacagtttgacgcaaatattgagattgcccaagccaatccatggtactaatcctgacagctcctccaaatcgcactgacttgattgtgtccacccatccttgttcatcagcttggaacctttgaaatgaaagctgcattgggtacatggaaaaaaacaacaaaaagggaggataaatgatagccaccaacctaattgttcacaaatatctgtataagttattaagggtgttcatagaagttgatcctttagccgtgtctgttagatggtcaaatctaggcgccaactcaaaaatgttggcgtccaagtgttagtgttcaactacttctgattttcttcatctttgaattgttaaatacatagggtatttataggaatactcaagatgtatctaaataaatacatgaaccaatattaaatgacatacattcatcatccgaagagtcattcatgaatcctccaatattcatgctccagatgaccatacattagattataagtccaattaatttgattgcaaggttgtaaacagtccttgagggctattgatagtgattccagtacgtattggaaaataatggaacaaacctatgaaacaactatcaagggattcacttcaactttcctaaaccaaagaagaaacagatggattacaaaagaaaacaatttgcaccatcaaactgaaacttataataagccttaataaattaatgaaaaaagaattgtttagaagttcactgagaaacatatgaaaatacaacaaatgcaactgcaaaaaaaaataaaaaactagtatccaattaacttttttttatactttcagatcaaaaggtcaaatttatatactttggttcatgttcaagcaagaggataacaatctcatcgacagttagtatttccttttaatatagaacactaaaaagaaggaatatcaatgatgaaacaaacctgaaaatgcgagctactgaggcagcgagcaatctgcttgaacaaggtaatcatgcagcgttggaactctgtcgtgagcatcaaagaccaaatattaccaaatattaagatcattgacaaaccaaataataccttatttttaacagctatctagaggatctggctttttgacttgaagctggttcaaagaagacaaatcaaatatacaaatactaagatgaaagcataatgaagtagttaactttttctactttacctgattataagatctacagcttcttgctcaaGATTTTgttgcacgagtaattattagaaaaacaaacccaatagtggaacaaaagctagataaagaaactagataatttacactgacagaactttacagaataacatataatacagtgctttgtacttgcatattaatccagaaaacatcctttcacctaagtgacaatttttccaaaacatcatcattcacaaaacatcatcattcactaaaaattttcacaagtttttaaacttcagtgacaacttttctttggggtcaactgctcaaggtcgatctggtaactatgcactgcatcaaaaaaattggcattaactatgattccattaccaaaaaaaaccaccattccatgaacttaaatctaaatagaattatggcaactatcattccatacctattcataaatatgatcttgtatgcactccaccaactcggaccgaacctcatcaatttgttcacgagagtaccctatttttgtgaactgtgagcatacacaatttatgttaatggaaaaataatcaacactgatcactttgcaattttaaatagtttatgtcaaataatttgagataagctaaataatgttactattgattgcagcgaatctctctcaatagtctcaacttcttcaataatttctctcataaatcgcatcacaaaaaaaccatATTGTTTCGCAGGAGAGGAgattgaggagcctatatatagtaattagagtcaaattgttaatgaaaattatacacattacaatatatgttaaacaaaagtacacataccttaactacttcccacttaacatttttcctacctttccttcccttggttgaattaaacaattttaaggcccttcatacgttaagaatatttgttaaataagatttttattataataaatatttactaaaagaaatctgaactcacatttccattacgtattttgaatcatcatcgcgaatgcggcaacttagggaatccaacaggtaaatagcatccttgtaaggttcaatgacactaagattccaatggaaattaactaggcaaatacataggattataCCGATTACGATCCAATGTATGAAGGGCCAAAATTGCATTGATTCCAATGCAGCAACCAAAATTGCATTGATATAGATTAATTAACCTTAATTGCAATTTTAATTTGCTACAAAAATTTGATTCAACAATCATCAGATCTTCACCTGGCTAGGCTACCAATATCTAATCCCATCGGATTTCATCCTAAAAAAATAGAACCATTACTTATCAACCGATATCGATTAAATCGGCTCATCTAATCTGCATCTACCTTAAAAGATATTCTAATTAATGAAAATATTTATGTATTAATTGCTAGTGATATCAGAACACCTGAGATTCTCAAGGACTTGATGAACAGGCCAGAGGTATAAATAATCATAGAATTATATCGTGGATTAAAAATGCCTTTTCTCTAATATCATACAGCTAACCAACTTCAATACATACTACCAAAGAAGCATAGGACTTTCATTCAATTATGTATAATCAAacaaatttcctttaaaattttataagttaaaaatGGATGTTATGCATTTGCAATAGCAATCAGAGAAATCCGTGTTAAAATTTCACTCTCaatattaattgataaaaaaaaatgctgCATTTAACATCACTAAGTATATTTAACCGCATATTAACTATGGAAACAAAATCCATAATTATTTTACCGGTATCAAGTAGTCCATTAGCTCTTATGGTACTAGAGTGTAGACCCTTGATACAAATATTTAGAAAAATCTCCACTAATTCAATTCTGGATGGTCCTATATGATGTACTTTTATAAGTAAACTAAGTttcaaataaagaacaaacatcataggaacataaatcactaaactaacaagcattacatggaatt
This genomic stretch from Zingiber officinale cultivar Zhangliang chromosome 7A, Zo_v1.1, whole genome shotgun sequence harbors:
- the LOC121999709 gene encoding indole-3-acetaldehyde oxidase-like encodes the protein MDYLIPIATACALTAFKLRHPIKMYLDRSTDMVMVGGRHPMKITYFVGFKSDGKITALYLNLLVNAGISEDYSPLISHAIITCLKKYNWGALAFDIKLCKMNLTSKSSMRAPGQVQGSYIAEAIIERVASFLSLDVDVVRKRNLHTYESLKFFYGSSSGEAPEYTLPAIVDELFTSASYFNRLEMVLHFNSCNKWKKRGISWVPIVYEVEPMPTPGKVSILNDGSIVVEVGGIEIGQGLWTKVKQMAAFGLEQLWDEEKKYLLDRVRIIQADTLSLVQGGLTAGSTKSEASCEAVRLACSILVSRLKPLKQSLEEQMGSISWDTLITQANLQYVNLSASTFWVADDTSSYLNYGAAISEVEIDVLTGATTILRADLTYDCGQSLSPAVDLGQVEGSFVQGIGFFVLLILFNI